From Halapricum desulfuricans, a single genomic window includes:
- a CDS encoding DUF424 domain-containing protein: protein MAAERQLLLSERDTQEGTLVAVCDPDILGETFEGEDVSLTVSEEFYDGEPADPDTVAASLARCSTANLVGETAVGLAVEEGFVDEANVMDLDGTRHAQLLWL from the coding sequence ATGGCTGCCGAACGCCAACTCCTGCTGTCCGAACGCGACACCCAGGAAGGGACGCTGGTCGCGGTCTGTGATCCCGACATCCTCGGGGAGACCTTCGAGGGCGAAGACGTGTCGTTGACGGTCTCCGAGGAGTTCTACGACGGCGAACCGGCCGATCCGGACACCGTCGCCGCGAGTCTCGCCCGCTGTTCGACGGCGAACCTCGTCGGCGAGACGGCCGTCGGGCTGGCCGTCGAAGAGGGGTTCGTCGACGAGGCCAACGTCATGGACCTTGACGGGACGCGGCACGCGCAGCTGCTGTGGCTGTGA